CACAAGGCAGAACGCAAGACGGGCCTGTCTCATGTGTTCTTTTCTCGCGTCTTGAATTATTTACGCGACACATATCCCAAAAGTCCGATTCATCTTTATGCCCACGAGAAGTTGTCTGACTTTTATAGGGAGAGAGGTTTTATGAAGTGCGAGAAGAAATTCTTTGAGACGGATCCGCGAGAGTACTTTCACTTTCGCTTCCAAATATCGACACCTCAAGAGACAGTTGATGCGCGTATCGGATAAGTGGCTGGGAGACCTGGATTCGAACCAAGGTCGTCCGGTCCAGAGCCGGAAGTTCTACCGCTAAACTATCTCCCAAAAAGCCAGTGACTGTTTGAGTATAGAGGACAAGAGGAGTGGTGGCGAGAGCTGGATTTGAGCCCGCGACCTCCGGGTTATGAGCCCGACGGGCTACCAGGCTGTCCTACCTCGCGACAAGGTGTCTTTGAGAA
This DNA window, taken from Candidatus Bealeia paramacronuclearis, encodes the following:
- a CDS encoding GNAT family N-acetyltransferase; the protein is MFKVKSFDELTAFECYDIFKLRQDTFICEHNHIFSDISELDKGAHHVLYYEQERLAAYMRILFEDEGSLLLTRFVVHKAERKTGLSHVFFSRVLNYLRDTYPKSPIHLYAHEKLSDFYRERGFMKCEKKFFETDPREYFHFRFQISTPQETVDARIG